In one Solanum lycopersicum chromosome 11, SLM_r2.1 genomic region, the following are encoded:
- the LOC101260689 gene encoding uncharacterized protein has protein sequence MVKIPAKLAYSQGSVAQGGCKPLACAKCGRNHSGVCREGSTGCFKCGHTGHFTKECPKKKQGSGNGGIRAQSSSIAPLDRASHRGDTSGTGRGPNCLYAHKNRQEHENMQDVVTGMIQVFDFTIYILLDPGESLSFVTSYVAINFDISLEQLSKPFSVSTHVGESILSERVYRDCPIFFNNRITTTSLIELDMVEFDVILGMDWIYACYASVDFRTQVVKFHFPDEPV, from the coding sequence ATGGTCAAAATTCCAGCTAAGTTGGCGTATTCACAGGGTAGTGTGGCACAAGGGGGTTGTAAGCCTCTTGCCTGCGCCAAGTGTGGTAGGAACCACTCTGGTGTTTGCCGTGAGGGCTCCACtggttgtttcaagtgtggtCATACCGGGCATTTCACGAAGGAGTGCCCAAAGAAAAAGCAAGGTAGTGGTAATGGGGGCATTAGAGCCCAATCTTCATCAATTGCTCCATTAGACAGGGCTTCACATAGGGGAGATACTTCCGGTACTGGCAGGGGACCAAATTGCTTATATGCTCACAAAAATCGCCAAGAGCATGAGAATATGCAAGATGTTGTCACTGGTATGATCCAAGTCTTTGACTTTACTATTTATATATTGCTAGATCCAGGAgagagtttatcttttgtaacttctTATGTTGCTATAAACTTTGATATTAGTCTTGAGCAACTTAGTAAACCATTCAGTGTTTCCACACATGTTGGTGAATCCATCCTATCAgaaagagtctatcgtgattgtcctATTTTCTTCAATAACAGGATTACCACGACTTCCTTaattgagttagacatggtagaatttgatgtcattcttggtatggattggatttatgcatgttatgcctcagttgatTTTAGAACTCAAGTAGTCAAGTTTCACTTTCCAGATGAGCCAGTTTAA